One window of Treponema denticola genomic DNA carries:
- a CDS encoding DUF2089 domain-containing protein → MIEVIGICPVCGDSFTVSELHCSKCNSSLKGEFELCEFCRLTKEQKYFVKMFLKNRGSIRDMEKELGISYPTVRNKIEEINAALGLSDGSLPSVNVSEVLQKIKNGELSVDSAVSFLTGEPGEEKI, encoded by the coding sequence ATGATAGAGGTTATTGGAATCTGTCCCGTGTGCGGGGATAGTTTTACCGTTTCGGAGCTGCATTGCTCAAAATGCAACAGTTCGCTAAAGGGCGAGTTTGAGCTATGCGAGTTTTGCCGCCTAACAAAGGAGCAAAAATATTTTGTAAAGATGTTTTTAAAAAACCGAGGCAGCATACGCGATATGGAAAAAGAATTGGGCATTTCTTATCCGACTGTTCGGAATAAGATAGAAGAAATCAATGCGGCTCTGGGCTTATCGGATGGAAGCCTTCCGTCCGTTAATGTTTCTGAAGTCTTACAAAAAATAAAGAACGGAGAGTTATCGGTTGATTCTGCAGTTTCATTTTTAACGGGAGAGCCCGGAGAAGAAAAAATTTAG
- a CDS encoding SHOCT-like domain-containing protein, which produces MENEKLEILNMIRDKAITPEEGLKLLEAIQKENVKFVFEEPKQKKDSETIVISTKIPSKSDPADFLEKAADSENTVNETFENKKKNNIDITIQTSDGKTQSFNL; this is translated from the coding sequence ATGGAAAACGAAAAACTTGAAATTTTAAACATGATTAGAGACAAGGCGATTACACCCGAAGAAGGCTTAAAACTTTTGGAAGCTATCCAAAAAGAAAATGTTAAATTTGTTTTTGAAGAGCCTAAACAAAAAAAAGATAGTGAAACTATAGTAATAAGTACAAAGATTCCCTCTAAAAGTGATCCGGCGGATTTTTTAGAAAAAGCCGCCGATTCGGAAAATACGGTAAATGAAACCTTTGAAAACAAAAAGAAAAATAACATCGATATAACAATTCAGACTTCTGACGGCAAAACTCAATCATTTAATTTGTAG
- a CDS encoding AAA family ATPase has product MIDTSYKTIVENFKAKMAERIVGQQELIEGILTAYIAGGHVLLEGVPGLAKTLIVKTFAELSSASFKRIQFTPDLLPADLIGTLIYQQSIGKFSVRRGPVFANIVLADEINRAPAKVQSALLEAMAEGQVTIGENSFSLPAPFFVLATQNPIEQEGTYPLPEAELDRFLLKLFVPYPSIEEEINIVNKFSSLGPSQNVGQNLGQSSNINPAEAVLTLENLKTLRNAVEQVKCSPEITSYIVSIIAATRPLKNVKQDDYIHGNYLSYILYGASPRAGIAIQKCAKIKALFNGRDYVIPEDVKAVAYAALRHRLKLSYEAAADNLTADDIIEKLLGIVPQP; this is encoded by the coding sequence ATGATCGATACAAGCTATAAAACGATAGTAGAAAATTTTAAAGCAAAGATGGCAGAACGGATTGTGGGCCAGCAAGAACTCATAGAAGGAATTTTAACTGCGTATATCGCAGGCGGCCATGTGCTCCTTGAAGGTGTGCCCGGCCTTGCAAAAACTCTCATAGTAAAAACATTTGCAGAGCTGTCCAGCGCAAGCTTTAAGCGTATTCAATTTACGCCGGACCTTCTTCCTGCCGATTTAATAGGAACCCTGATTTATCAGCAAAGTATCGGTAAGTTCTCCGTAAGGAGGGGTCCCGTTTTTGCGAATATTGTTTTAGCCGATGAAATAAACAGAGCTCCTGCAAAGGTGCAGTCTGCACTTTTGGAAGCCATGGCCGAAGGGCAGGTTACAATAGGAGAAAATTCTTTTTCTTTACCAGCGCCTTTTTTTGTACTAGCGACACAAAACCCCATTGAACAAGAAGGTACCTATCCCCTGCCCGAAGCCGAACTTGACCGCTTTTTGTTAAAACTATTCGTTCCATATCCTTCTATCGAAGAAGAAATAAATATAGTGAATAAATTTTCAAGCCTAGGGCCGAGTCAAAACGTGGGGCAAAACCTCGGTCAAAGCTCAAATATCAATCCGGCCGAAGCCGTTTTGACACTCGAAAACTTAAAAACTCTCCGCAATGCTGTAGAACAAGTCAAGTGTTCGCCGGAAATTACAAGCTATATAGTTTCAATAATTGCAGCAACACGGCCTCTAAAAAATGTAAAGCAGGATGACTATATTCATGGGAATTACCTAAGCTATATTCTTTACGGGGCATCTCCAAGGGCCGGAATAGCTATTCAAAAATGTGCAAAGATAAAGGCTCTATTTAATGGAAGAGATTATGTAATTCCTGAAGATGTAAAAGCCGTCGCATATGCGGCTCTTAGGCATAGGCTTAAACTTTCTTATGAAGCTGCCGCAGATAATTTAACCGCTGACGATATTATTGAAAAGCTTTTGGGAATTGTGCCCCAGCCGTAA
- a CDS encoding hemolysin family protein, whose protein sequence is MKFELALMIVEFIALLFCAFFFSATETAITAITRTEYKAIRKSRTKKSRRLAFLIERKDEIVSATLIGTNFVNTLSSALITAFVIDTYGQQHIPAATAITTVLIIIFAEILPKAAAAYNAVEITKTFLVPLSVVRLLLKPFIFIFSLMSNFIIKLVSKKQNNQNSELSEDYLETLINISLADGTFQTGEHELIKRAVRLHELKLQSIMTKKEDIVSLDINSSLENMVSIFRKTMFSRLPVYKGEKDKIIGSVHYKDILFYRSHNTEMDINKIIRRALFIPKTANIFSAIKTMSKNKRNMAFVIDEYGSTAGLITIDDISTAIFGSIQDEYSKTKTNPLSGMKIVDGTHILIPGAVPIIQLNSILNTDFHSDYNDTIGGLILETAEYLPKEGELITIGEVDFKVEKVETSKIISLIADVSKLTAGAQFPKAFQ, encoded by the coding sequence ATGAAATTTGAATTAGCCTTAATGATAGTAGAATTTATAGCTCTTCTTTTTTGCGCATTCTTTTTTTCTGCAACCGAAACGGCAATTACGGCAATTACAAGAACCGAATATAAGGCAATAAGAAAAAGCCGGACAAAAAAAAGCCGAAGACTTGCTTTTCTTATTGAAAGAAAAGACGAAATTGTAAGTGCAACCCTGATAGGGACCAATTTTGTAAACACCCTTTCTTCGGCTTTGATAACGGCCTTTGTTATAGATACATATGGACAGCAGCATATTCCGGCGGCTACTGCGATTACAACGGTTCTTATAATTATCTTTGCTGAAATTTTACCCAAGGCTGCAGCCGCTTATAATGCCGTAGAAATTACAAAAACATTTTTAGTACCCTTATCGGTTGTAAGGCTTCTTTTAAAACCCTTTATTTTTATTTTTTCGCTCATGTCTAATTTTATTATTAAACTTGTTTCAAAAAAACAGAACAATCAAAACTCCGAACTTTCCGAAGATTATTTGGAAACTCTTATAAATATAAGTTTGGCAGACGGGACTTTTCAAACGGGCGAGCATGAATTAATTAAACGCGCTGTAAGGCTCCATGAATTAAAACTGCAAAGCATAATGACAAAAAAAGAAGATATTGTCAGCCTCGATATAAATTCATCTCTCGAAAATATGGTAAGCATTTTTCGTAAAACTATGTTTTCTCGTCTTCCCGTTTATAAGGGAGAAAAAGATAAAATAATAGGCAGTGTGCATTATAAAGATATTTTATTTTATAGAAGCCATAATACGGAAATGGATATAAATAAAATTATAAGACGGGCTCTGTTTATTCCGAAAACAGCAAATATTTTTTCGGCTATAAAAACGATGAGCAAAAATAAAAGAAATATGGCCTTTGTTATAGATGAATACGGTTCCACTGCGGGGCTTATCACAATTGATGATATAAGTACTGCTATCTTCGGTTCTATTCAAGATGAGTATTCTAAAACAAAAACCAATCCTTTAAGCGGAATGAAGATTGTTGACGGTACGCATATTTTAATTCCCGGAGCTGTCCCTATAATTCAACTTAATAGTATTTTAAATACCGATTTTCACTCGGATTATAATGATACTATAGGCGGACTTATTCTTGAAACGGCAGAATACCTTCCCAAGGAAGGCGAACTGATTACTATAGGCGAAGTCGACTTCAAAGTAGAAAAGGTTGAAACAAGTAAAATTATTTCTCTTATTGCAGATGTGTCTAAACTTACGGCTGGGGCACAATTCCCAAAAGCTTTTCAATAA
- a CDS encoding hemolysin family protein, with protein MNEPPPQWLYILLLITLLFLSMMFSSGETAFLSVNKLKIKYLREKKNKKAARVEKILKNKQKFLTTSLIGNSLVNILISVILTALMVELVGAKGLSIAVTAATIAILIFGEILPKSIALVFSEPIALKFSGFILFLIKVLTPLEWLFSGFTKFLLKFLGVKNLQSNEALTDADLKDFFDVRQEHGDLRSEEKAVLEKILSYGDITVKNIMTPRPDIIGLTADVNPEEIIGLSHSSRFSRFPVYEEDIDEIIGIFYIKDFLFSEAAAKDFLQESKEKFDIKKYLRKPVLVFENTELSKLQEIFRKEKQNMVVVIDEYGGTLGIATLEDLNEEIFGNIADEYDTDDAAAEDPNLDNINDETTQNLSQTILGSMRLSDLNENLGTSFSSEYYDTIGGLIMEKCGEVPQIGSTIKIENYNFTVIKTEGNRISELQVNIAGDEE; from the coding sequence ATGAACGAACCTCCTCCGCAATGGCTTTATATTCTGCTCTTAATTACTCTTCTTTTTTTATCGATGATGTTTTCATCGGGGGAAACAGCCTTTTTATCCGTAAATAAATTGAAAATAAAATATTTACGCGAAAAGAAAAATAAAAAGGCTGCAAGAGTTGAAAAAATTTTAAAAAATAAACAAAAGTTTTTAACAACTTCTCTGATAGGAAACAGTCTGGTAAATATTTTAATATCGGTAATATTAACGGCTTTAATGGTAGAGCTTGTTGGGGCTAAAGGGTTAAGCATTGCAGTAACGGCTGCAACTATTGCAATTTTAATTTTCGGAGAGATACTTCCTAAATCAATTGCTTTGGTTTTTTCCGAACCGATCGCCTTAAAATTTTCAGGCTTTATTTTGTTTTTAATTAAAGTGCTTACCCCTCTTGAATGGCTCTTTTCGGGTTTTACAAAATTCTTATTAAAATTTTTAGGTGTAAAAAATCTGCAATCGAATGAGGCCTTAACCGATGCAGACTTAAAAGATTTTTTTGATGTACGCCAAGAACATGGAGATCTTCGCTCGGAAGAAAAAGCCGTCCTCGAAAAAATATTAAGCTACGGCGATATAACCGTAAAAAATATTATGACGCCCAGACCCGATATAATAGGCCTTACAGCTGATGTAAACCCGGAAGAAATTATAGGGCTTTCTCACTCTTCACGATTTTCAAGGTTTCCGGTTTATGAAGAAGACATAGATGAAATTATCGGTATTTTTTATATTAAAGATTTTTTGTTTTCGGAAGCGGCTGCAAAAGATTTCTTACAGGAGTCAAAAGAAAAATTCGATATAAAAAAATATTTACGCAAACCTGTTCTTGTTTTTGAAAATACCGAGCTTTCAAAGTTGCAGGAAATATTCAGAAAAGAAAAACAGAATATGGTTGTGGTTATCGACGAATACGGCGGAACTTTAGGTATTGCAACTCTTGAAGACTTAAATGAAGAGATATTCGGAAACATAGCAGATGAATACGATACCGATGATGCAGCTGCAGAGGATCCCAATCTTGATAATATAAATGATGAAACAACTCAGAATCTTAGTCAAACTATTTTAGGCAGCATGAGGCTGAGCGATTTAAATGAAAATCTGGGAACTTCATTTTCTTCCGAGTATTATGACACAATAGGCGGTCTTATTATGGAAAAATGCGGAGAGGTTCCGCAAATAGGTTCTACAATAAAAATAGAAAACTATAATTTCACGGTTATAAAAACCGAAGGAAACAGAATAAGCGAACTGCAAGTAAATATTGCGGGAGATGAAGAATGA
- a CDS encoding P-II family nitrogen regulator, whose protein sequence is MKDFSLLIILVPFGRARKIVKYAKDKGLTGATIMIAFGTVKSKLLDFLGIQETRKELILTAGHGDVLDGLMDNLNNKFNLTRKNFGIAFRMPLSFINIKNTLDDEKPVFKREEVKTMKSAIFTVVNRGKASEVVDASLEAGARGGTIIHARGSGLNQTKLIFDMEIEPEKEIVLTIVDDDQLENVVEAIRKKSDVEKEGHGILFVIPVSKAYGIK, encoded by the coding sequence ATGAAAGATTTTTCCCTTCTGATTATTTTAGTACCTTTTGGGCGTGCACGTAAAATCGTAAAGTACGCTAAAGATAAGGGCCTTACCGGAGCTACAATAATGATTGCTTTCGGTACGGTAAAAAGTAAGCTTCTTGATTTTTTAGGAATTCAAGAAACAAGAAAAGAATTGATTTTAACGGCCGGACATGGAGATGTTTTGGACGGTCTTATGGATAATCTAAATAACAAATTCAATCTTACACGGAAGAATTTCGGTATAGCATTCCGTATGCCTTTAAGTTTTATTAATATTAAAAATACCCTGGATGATGAAAAACCCGTATTTAAACGGGAGGAGGTAAAAACTATGAAATCTGCAATATTTACTGTTGTTAATAGAGGAAAAGCAAGTGAAGTCGTTGATGCTTCTTTAGAAGCAGGAGCAAGAGGAGGAACAATAATCCATGCACGAGGTTCTGGGCTTAATCAAACAAAACTTATCTTTGATATGGAGATTGAACCCGAAAAAGAAATTGTTTTAACTATCGTTGATGACGATCAACTTGAAAATGTTGTTGAAGCAATCAGAAAAAAATCCGATGTAGAAAAAGAAGGGCATGGAATTCTTTTTGTTATTCCGGTAAGCAAGGCTTACGGTATAAAATAG
- a CDS encoding DUF1538 domain-containing protein, with protein MNILIDKFKEVLMSVLPIVILTTILNFAFIHIDYSVFIRFLIGSVCIILGLAFFLFGIEMSVTKIGLQMGKEITKRNNALILIIGGFTLGFLISIAEPDLQILASQVNTVTKSGIPALRLIVVVSVGVAAFVVFGILRTVFNISQKIIFALSYGVIFLLSLFSSSEFISIAFDSSGTTTGAITVPFILALAAGVSEMKKDSAASERDAFGLVGMASAGAILAVLALSVFGKTKEISADNFVFNVDINSQIFYPFAKHFLPVLYECLLSLLPLTLIFLITNFVSIKLRAKDLIPIIKGLIITLIGLFLFMWGAKSGFLDVGIAMGSRLGEIGTRPLILFIGALIGIVSILAEPAVYVLTVQIENVTSGHIPRKIVLIFLCIGVSFAVMLSLLRIIEPAFQLWHILLPGYIVSLLLSIIVPDLFVSIAFDAGGVASGPMTATFVLSLAQGLADYTPTANVLIDGFGIIAAVALAPIISLQILGLIFKIKSAGEQK; from the coding sequence ATGAATATTCTAATTGATAAATTTAAAGAAGTCTTAATGTCAGTTTTACCGATTGTTATTTTGACTACTATCTTGAATTTTGCATTTATTCATATCGATTACAGTGTCTTTATTAGATTTTTAATCGGGAGTGTATGCATAATATTAGGGCTGGCTTTTTTCCTGTTTGGAATCGAAATGAGTGTTACAAAAATCGGTTTACAAATGGGAAAAGAAATCACAAAAAGGAACAATGCCCTGATTTTAATTATAGGAGGTTTCACTCTCGGCTTTTTAATTTCAATCGCAGAACCCGATTTACAGATTTTAGCAAGTCAGGTAAATACAGTAACAAAAAGCGGAATTCCGGCATTAAGACTCATAGTAGTTGTTTCTGTCGGTGTTGCAGCCTTTGTGGTTTTCGGTATTTTGAGAACCGTATTTAATATTTCTCAAAAAATCATTTTTGCTCTTTCTTACGGCGTAATATTTTTGCTCTCTCTTTTTTCGTCTTCCGAATTTATTTCGATAGCCTTTGATTCTTCGGGAACAACTACAGGCGCAATAACCGTGCCTTTTATTCTGGCCTTAGCAGCCGGTGTTTCCGAGATGAAAAAAGACTCGGCCGCTTCCGAAAGAGACGCATTCGGGCTTGTAGGTATGGCATCTGCCGGAGCAATCTTAGCGGTATTGGCTTTGAGCGTATTCGGGAAAACAAAAGAAATATCCGCTGACAATTTTGTCTTCAATGTAGACATAAACTCACAAATATTTTATCCCTTTGCTAAACATTTTTTGCCGGTACTTTATGAGTGTCTTTTATCCCTTTTACCCTTAACGTTAATATTTTTAATTACAAACTTTGTAAGTATAAAGTTGAGGGCCAAAGATTTAATTCCCATTATTAAAGGTCTTATAATTACATTGATAGGTTTATTTCTATTTATGTGGGGAGCAAAATCGGGCTTCTTGGATGTAGGAATAGCGATGGGAAGCCGGCTCGGCGAAATAGGAACCCGCCCTCTAATTCTTTTTATCGGTGCCCTGATAGGTATTGTTTCTATTTTAGCCGAACCTGCCGTTTATGTTTTGACGGTACAAATAGAAAACGTAACGAGCGGACATATTCCCCGCAAGATAGTTTTAATATTTTTATGTATAGGCGTCAGCTTTGCGGTAATGCTTTCGTTACTTAGAATTATAGAGCCCGCATTTCAGTTATGGCATATTTTACTTCCCGGATATATAGTTTCACTTTTATTATCAATCATTGTTCCGGATCTTTTTGTAAGTATAGCCTTTGATGCAGGAGGTGTTGCTTCAGGCCCCATGACTGCAACCTTTGTTTTATCCCTTGCACAGGGGCTTGCCGATTATACGCCGACGGCAAATGTATTGATAGACGGATTCGGTATTATAGCTGCCGTCGCATTGGCTCCTATTATTTCGTTACAAATTTTAGGATTGATATTTAAGATTAAAAGCGCAGGAGAACAAAAATGA